In one Gossypium hirsutum isolate 1008001.06 chromosome D09, Gossypium_hirsutum_v2.1, whole genome shotgun sequence genomic region, the following are encoded:
- the LOC107890664 gene encoding kinesin-like protein KIN-UA, translating to MASGGANYRNGTQRNSLKGTTTATDRQLSMNSNPSKAALKNKSLSSVGASSGLRKSSPGSLGGGTAKDDAGVPGRVRVAVRLRPRNAEESVADADFADCVELQPEFKRLKLRKNNWDTDTYEFDEVLTEFASQKRVYEVVAKPVVESVLDGYNGTVMAYGQTGTGKTYTLGRLGEEDTADRGIIVRAMEDILAGVSLESDSVSVSYLQLYMESLQDLLDPTNDNISIVEDPKSGDVSLPGATLVEIRDQQSFLELLQLGEAHRYAANTRLNTESSRSHALLMVHVKRSVKGRELAHSSQNGNSTNIAKSLRPTLVRKGKLVVVDLAGSERIDKSGSEGHTLEEAKSINLSLIALGKCINALAENSAHVPVRDSKLTRLLRDSFGGTARTSLVITIGPSPRHRGETTSTIMFGQRAMKVENMLKLKEEFDYKSLARKLDIQLDKLIMEHERKQKAFEEEIERITTDTQNQISEAERNYADAMEKERLKYQKDYMESIKKLEEKWMMNQHKLGERKDQMASTAQEVAELKKLLSKETSLRKAAEEEINNLKSQLAQLKMSEASANSESLKLRKMLEDEAYRKEKLEGEISMLQTQLLQLSFEADETRRRLDRGGPGKVPGDLDSLISQVRPQVNDSVNEEKASIANLFEQVGLQKILSLLEAEDADVRIHAVKVVANLAAEESNQQKIVEAGGLTSLLLLLGSSEDETIHRVAAGAIANLAMNETNQELIMSEGGIRLLSITAANAEDPQTLRMVAGAVANLCGNDKLQNKLRGEGGIKALLGMVKCGHPDVLAQVARGIANFAKCESRASAQGSKTGRSLLIEDGALPWIVQNANNDASPIRRHIELAVCHLAQHEVNARDMITGGALWELVRISQDCSREDIRTLAHRTLTSSPTFLAELRRLRIDY from the exons ATGGCTAGTGGTGGTGCAAATTATAGGAATGGGACTCAGAGGAACTCTCTCAAAGGAACAACAACAGCAACAGATAGGCAACTATCTATGAACTCAAACCCTTCAAAGGCTGCACTGAAAAACAAGTCTTTGTCTTCGGTTGGTGCATCTTCTGGGCTAAGGAAGAGTAGCCCTGGGTCACTTGGAGGTGGAACTGCCAAAGATGATGCTGGGG TTCCTGGAAGAGTTCGAGTGGCTGTGAGATTACGCCCACGTAATGCAGAAGAGTCGGTGGCAGATGCTGATTTTGCTGATTGTGTAGAACTTCAACCAGAG TTTAAGAGGTTAAAGCTTCGGAAAAACAATTGGGACACAGATACCTATGAGTTCGATGAAGTGCTTACGGAGTTTGCATCACAAAAGCGTGTGTATGAAGTTGTTGCAAAGCCGGTTGTGGAG AGCGTTTTGGATGGTTATAATGGAACGGTCATGGCTTATGGTCAGACTGGTACTGGGAAAACATATACGCTTGGACGACTTGGGGAGGAAGATACGGCTGATCGCGGCATAATAGTCCGTGCTATGGAGGATATATTAGCAGGTGTTTCGTTGGAAAGTGATTCTGTTTCAGTCTCCTATTTGCAG CTCTACATGGAGAGCTTACAGGATCTTCTTGATCCTACAAACGACAACATTTCCATTGTGGAAGACCCAAAGTCTGGAGATGTTTCACTACCTGGGGCTACCCTAGTCGAAATAAGAGATCAGCAGAGTTTCTTGGAATTACTCCAATTAGGGGAAGCTCATCGCTATGCTGCAAACACAAGATTGAATACTGAATCTTCTCGAAGTCATGCTCTTTTGATG GTACATGTCAAAAGATCTGTCAAAGGAAGAGAACTTGCTCATTCAAGTCAAAATGGTAACAGTACCAACATAGCTAAATCTCTTAGGCCTACACTTGTTCGAAAGGGCAAGTTAGTTGTTGTAGATCTTGCTGGTTCAGAGCGGATTGATAAGTCAG GGAGCGAAGGCCATACACTTGAGGAAGCGAAATCTATCAATCTTTCTTTGATTGCATTAGGAAAGTGCATTAATGCGCTGGCAGAGAATAGTGCTCATGTTCCGGTTCGTGATTCGAAGCTTACAAGGTTACTTCGAGATTCATTTGGAG GCACAGCAAGGACATCATTGGTTATAACTATAGGTCCATCCCCACGTCATCGTGGAGAAACGACTAGCACTATAATGTTTGGACAGAGG gctATGAAAGTGGAGAATATGTTGAAGCTTAAGGAAGAATTTGATTACAAAAGTTTGGCTAGGAAGTTAGACATACAGTTAGACAAACTGATTATGGAACATGAGAGGAAACAGAAAGCTTTTGAAGAAGAGATTGAAAGAATAACCACAGATACTCAAAACCAAATCTCTGAGGCTGAAAGAAATTATGCAGATGCAATGGAG AAGGAAAGATTGAAGTATCAGAAGGACTATATGGAATCAATAAAGAAGCTTGAGGAGAAATGGATGATGAATCAACATAAGCTAGGTGAAAGAAAG GACCAGATGGCATCCACTGCTCAAGAAGTTGCTGAGCTAAAAAAGCTACTTAGCAAAGAAACGTCACTAAGGAAAGCAGCTGAAGAGGAAATCAATAACCTTAAAAGTCAACTTGCTCAATTGAAAATGTCTGAG GCATCAGCAAATTCTGAGAGCTTGAAACTGCGAAAGATGCTGGAAGATGAGGCATATCGAAAGGAAAAACTTGAAGGGGAAATATCAATGCTACAAACGCAGTTATTGCAGCTAAGTTTTGAAGCCGACGAg ACTAGAAGAAGGCTTGACAGAGGTGGGCCTGGCAAAGTCCCAGGTGATCTAGATTCTCTTATCTCTCAAGTTAGACCACAGGTAAACGATTCAGTAAATGAAGAAAAAGCCTCAATAGCAAACCTCTTTGAACAAG TGGGATTGCAAAAGATCTTGTCATTGCTTGAAGCAGAAGATGCTGATGTGCGGATTCATGCTGTGAAAGTGGTAGCAAATTTAGCAGCTGAGG AATCAAATCAGCAGAAGATTGTAGAAGCTGGAGGTCTAACGTCCTTGCTGTTGCTGCTTGGAAGCTCCGAGGATGAGACGATTCATAGAGTTGCAGCTGGTGCAATTGCCAATCTTGCGATGAATG AAACCAaccaggaactcataatgtctgaGGGGGGCATTAGATTGTTATCAATAACAGCAGCTAATGCTGAGGATCCACAAACACTTAGAATGGTTGCTGGTGCCGTCGCCAATCTCTGTGGCAATG ATAAGCTGCAGAATAAGCTAAGAGGTGAAGGTGGTATCAAGGCATTGCTCGGAATGGTCAAATGTGGACATCCAGATGTTCTTGCTCAAGTTGCACGTGGAATAGCAAACTTCGCTAAATGCGAGTCAAGAGCATCAGCTCAAG GAAGTAAAACTGGCAGGTCTCTTCTGATCGAGGATGGAGCACTTCCTTGGATTGTACAGAATGCTAACAATGACGCCTCGC
- the LOC107890665 gene encoding zinc finger A20 and AN1 domain-containing stress-associated protein 1, whose translation MGSEQNQGTSFPPSEPKLCANGCGFFGTAANMNLCSKCYRDLRAGEEQAAKAKAAMEKSLSVKPKEDVVVETFKPVEKLPHAGSSSAAVEQPAVALSGDEQPEPKLSSRCFICRKKVGLTGFKCRCGSAFCGEHRYPEKHECSFDFKGTGRDAIASANPVIKADKLERF comes from the coding sequence ATGGGGTCTGAACAGAATCAAGGAACCAGCTTTCCCCCGTCGGAGCCGAAGCTTTGCGCTAACGGTTGCGGGTTTTTCGGAACGGCGGCGAACATGAACCTCTGCTCCAAGTGTTACCGGGACCTCCGTGCTGGGGAGGAGCAAGCGGCGAAGGCGAAAGCTGCCATGGAGAAATCCCTTAGCGTCAAACCGAAAGAAGATGTCGTTGTGGAGACGTTTAAGCCCGTTGAGAAGCTGCCTCATGCGGGTTCATCATCAGCGGCGGTTGAGCAACCGGCCGTGGCTCTCTCCGGCGATGAACAGCCCGAGCCAAAATTGTCGAGCCGGTGCTTTATCTGCAGAAAGAAGGTTGGATTGACTGGGTTTAAGTGCCGATGCGGGAGTGCGTTCTGTGGGGAGCACCGGTACCCAGAAAAACACGAGTGCTCCTTCGATTTCAAGGGCACTGGACGCGATGCGATTGCCAGTGCAAATCCCGTCATCAAAGCTGACAAATTGGAGAGGTTTTGA